From Scatophagus argus isolate fScaArg1 chromosome 2, fScaArg1.pri, whole genome shotgun sequence:
tctATAGAAATCAGGTTAAAAGTGTGCTTGACTGTGTGTGGACAATGAAGTGAATCACAACATTTATTACACCAAGGAGGCTGTACTCCCCAAGGCACTAAATCTGACTATTTAATGGACtcctcatttttttgtttgacatctgcacaggcagaaattaaaagaggagaggaaggtggagCAGAATGGGGAGAGGCAGGCAGTGTCTGGACGGTTGATCCATTTATTCCTTTGTTGAGATGTTTGGATAGTTTATTTGACCAAACCTTGTGCTTTAATCGTGACTCTTCAGCCTTATGGTGGCAGTTCATATCAATGTGATGTTATTGTTTCCGTGCTGACCAGGGCCATATTAAAGGGGGAAATGTTGAGTATTGTTGTGTTTAGCACTCAActtctctcacacatacattcattGTCTGATCTAAATTAGATCTGAATTTTAAGTTGATCGTTTGTTTACCACTGCATGTCACCCGACTCCATTTTCCCTCtgtaacacacatgcattcactcatacacacacatgcatgctccCAAATAGTCCCTCTTGTGCCCCCCAGTTTTCTGCGTTCCTGTATGTGGCCCCCATGTTTTTGGTAACATGATTCggcaaatatttcaaaagtaGTGGCTaagtgtgcgtatgtgtgtgtgtcaacaggcTCACAGCATATTTGCGTTGGGTATGTTTGTATGTAGTAGCCGTGTGGTGCTGCTGTCCAGCTGCATTACTGCAGACTGGGTTTCACGGGCTAAGGACTGTGTCATAAACACAGGGAAGAGGCTGAATGGGTTTCTCACTTACACCAGGAAGGGTCACCCTGGGTGGGCTGTGCTAACCAGTCGCCTCGGCATGTGGGTCCCGATCCCTGTGGTGTCTGCTCATCAAGGATATGAAACAGCAAATTCACTATTAATGAAGTGGGCAGTGTTAGGGTTTGTTTAAATGCATGTGTGGAAGCTAAGTTTTTTTCTTGATTGGGCCAATATGCACTTGTAGGAATTGTACTGGACTATTCTGTATGtctgttgaatgtgtgtgtatggatgtgtttGTAGACGGATAAAGAAAAATACTTCTGGCATTACATGAACAAATAGATGTGGgatttaaagtgtttttcagtACTGATGTCTATTAAAAATCATTGAAGTCTATTTTaggtttcattttgtttcctatTGTGAAAACAGCTTAGGAAGTGAACAGTGATCAAcaccattttctctttctcttatATCTTTCAGAGTTTTAGGCCTGGCGTCACCATGCTGCCTtatctcctgctcctcttcctctcctttggTCTGGTGTTATCCTCTGACTGCCCAGCAGACTGCGCCTGCCAAGTCCAGAACTCCATATTCTGCATTAATCGACACTCCAGCACTGTGCCCCGTGTCCCCACCACCACCCGGAATCTCTACATCTTCCAGAATGGCATTGACACATTGTCCCAAGATGACTTCAAAGGCCTCGAGGAGTTGGAGTTGCTAGATCTGAGCCAGAACGAGCTGGCAGAGATTCCAGACGGTGTGTTTGAGATGCTGTCAATGTTGAAGAACTTAGACCTGTCCTCTAATCACATTACCCACATTACGAAAGACAGTTTTTCTGGGTTGGTTCAGCTGGAGAGGTTGTATCTCCATTCAAATCGCATTCAAAGCATCCATTCAGAAGCTTTTGAAGATTTACAGATGCTACTGGAACTCAAACTTCAAGGGAATCAACTCACCTCTCTGCCATCCCTAAATTTCCCCAGTCTTCTGCTTCTAGACCTTAGCTACAACAACATCCCAACCCTGGGACCCTCAGACCTCCAGGCTCCCCACCTGGAGGCCCTTAAGATGGCCTCTCTTGGACTTACCTCTGTGGATGAGGATCTCATAGCTTCCATGGGAAACCTTCATGAGCTCGACATCTCCACAAACCAGTTAACTGAGGTGCCCCAGGCCCTTAAACAGGACTCCCTCAAGGGGCTGATCAAGCTCAGTCTGGCTACCAACCCATTGGGGGAGCTCAAGGTGGAGGACTTTAAAAAACTGACTGGACTTCAAGAACTGGATATTAGTGGACTTAATCTCCAGGGTTTTCCTCAGAGTTTCTTCCTGACTTTCCCTAAATTGATACACCTGACAGCAGCTGAGAACCCATTTAACTGCTTGTGTCCATTGGCCTGGTTCCCCATCTggctgaaagagaaacaagtgAATCTTGGGAGGCCTGAGGAAACCAGATGTCACTTCCCTCTAGTTAATGCTGGGAAGAAACTTTCAGCACTGGAGCACAAAGATTTTGGATGTCCACCTACCACAACAGTGCTGACTGGCTCACCCACTGGAAGTACTCCTGTTCCCCAGATGCCCACCACATCTCCAACAACCACCCATACCAATGCCatacctcctcctccccctcctcctcctccacccagtGAGGAAACCATCTCCTCAAAAACCGCCTACCCCCTTCCACCAGAACCTCCAGTCTCCCCTAGTTCCACTAGTGGGCCATTAGAACCACATTTTTGCCCACCAAACATCTGCCTCAATGGAGGCACTTGTAATTTTGACCCACTGGGTCAACTCAGCTGTCTGTGTCCTTCAAGAACTTCTGGTCTCTATTGTGAAAATGTGGATGAACTTCCTGAGCCACCAAAGACTTCAGCAACACAAGTTTCCATAATTACCCCTGAGATGCCCACTGAACTTGATGCTATTAGCTCTCGGCAAGTGACCTCCACATCCATCCTTCTTGACTTGCACCGCTTCATTGAGACACGGCCACACATCCGTGGCATCAGGTTGACCTACCGTAACCTCTCAGGGCCTGACCGACGCCCCATTATCCTGAGTGTACCGGCATCCTACCCTGAGTACACTTTGCGTGGTTTGAGACCAAACTGTACCTATTCAGTTTGTGCCAGTCCCCTGGGTGAGAGAGTTAACTCCAGGGCCAACAGCTCTGCAGAGACAGGATCGTGTACAGAGGCTCGCACCGAAGGTGTTTCAATGACATCCTCAGAGTCCAGGGTGGAGACACAGAGCCCACTGACATACACTCTCATCCCTGCCATGGCTGCCCTGGCTCTGGTGCTGGGGTTGGCGGTAGTGGCCGGGACAATCATCTGTTTGCGGAAGCGGAGGCAGGCAAAGGCAGGAATGGAACTGGAGCTAGGCCCAGCTGATCCTGATCCCATGGAAGTAGAGGGGATAAAAGCCTGCTTGGAGAATGGGGGAAATGGTACACTGTCCCATAAACAGCCTGAGATTGACTGCTGTCACACTCCTCAGCCACCTCCAGCCTTGCAGCAAAACGGGGCCTTGGACTATGAAGTACCATTGATGCAAGGACACTGCCCATCAAATAACAATCTGGCATCTCTAAAGCCATCATATTTTTAAGCTGCAATAAGCTacaaaaacttttcttttttttttgcagaaaatggGCTTGCCCATTGAGACTTGTAAGGTCCTGCCATTGTTCACTTAGTGTTTAAAAATCTCATTTTCATCCCAAATTCAGATATTCACAATTTGAACTGGCACTTACGATCCTTTGCTGTCCAAATGATAACTCTACAGACTGGACCAAATGTTCTAGAGATACTGAATGATGAATTTAAGATTGCAGCACATTAGAAATGTGCTAAACCACTGTGGGAAATTGTTGAAGACGTGGCTCAAAGTCATCTAGGAGAGTTTGACGATGGTGAAACCTAACCAAGTGATTAAACTAAGTGCAATGGACTAGAAGGTTCTTAGTCGCAGACTGAAAACGGAAGTGCCTTTTTGCATTAACATATGTAACCAATGGCTCGTTTTTTGTTTATAGAAAAGAAACTATGTGAATGAGCTGTAATCCTATTGCTGGATTTGGGAGATACAGTATGGAGAACAGTGCCCCAACATTTGGGCTACAGAACTGGAGGAAGTGACCTTGGCtaaacagtgtaaacagtgACACAGATGTGGGAAGACATGATCATACATCCCATATAAATTGGTTTTCAACCAAACTACTCATTGGGGATAATAAAAAAGAACTtgcactgaaaagaaaaatttcttttcctttaccTTGTCCCAGTCATGAACTGCCACAAGACTGATGGTTGCAAAAGGAAATGCAATAACAcaaaactttgatttttttttttttacaaagctAGTAACAGTTTGATGACCATAAAAGCTGCAGAAACTATGATCTAATCTGAAACAAAACTTCGAGTTTTTTCACAAGTGGATTTGGATTCTTCAGTGTCaagagatttattttaattctctccGCTCATCCCAAAGCTTTTGGCTTTGTGTGATACATTTGCTGTGAAAGATAAATGGACTGAAAAAACAGCCGTTTAGAATGGACTTTGCTTgtattgtttttgctgtgacGGGAAGGCTGTTTCATTTAGCTTATATCATGATattctgtgtttgtcatgtgtttttttgtatttttataatgctttttgttgttgatgtccATTCAGTATTGCTATTTCTGTGAGTTGAAACATTGGATTGTTTTCCCTTGTAAAAGCCTGCTTGTATTTTAAGTTTCATGTAGCCACAACTTTCCAGAGCTTTTTACATTGAGTGCCGAAGTAAATACCAGCTTACATTCTTGAGATCAGCACTAAAAACAGCCAACAATAATCAGACATCTACTAAAAGGTTTAGCTTACAATAGTACATCAGTTACCTTTATATTGTGTTACATATGTCCGATGAACTCACCAAGTGAATGTAACTGTTGAGTGTCAGACACTTAATTCTCTGTGCCAGGTCTGCCAGTGCTATACCGGGATAAGCCACAGACTGTTTCTGACTGCCAAAGTTAACACTAACTGTGTTCAAAGGCTCctacaaagcagcacacacgTGCCGAGGAAACAAAGTTCAAAGAGCTTGAAGGCAATTTGGCGAAAGTGTCACAGACTTTTAGGCCCTAGTTTCCCCGTGGTGCTGCGGACCATATCATTTCTCAGATATGGTCTAGACACTGTCCCCCTGTGGCTTTTTTGCTCTCTGATATCCTCTTGGTGGCTCTCTGTGCCTCCGGTCTAACCACCCAGTGTGTTTGGTCAACAGGCATTATTGGTTTCTGTGTTTGGAGACTGTTTTGCGTGTTTATGGCCAACCAGACCGTGAAATGTACAGGCGAAATGCACCGTTCcgttgtattttttcttttttttctccccgtCTTGTCAAAAGCATTTAGAGTTCCTTTCCccttttttgaaatgttttttttttcagtcatgaGAATGAATCTTAAATTGCCATGTATAAATAGGTTTACAAAGACGTGCCTTAACAACATTGGTGCAGAGCCTCACTGACATCTTACAGTGTCATATTACATGCTCATGAACAAAAAAGCCCCTATTTTGCCTCACAAGACACAAgcattatattacattacaaactgaaaatgaagaaataaaaaatgtaatgtaatgactTTAGACAGATTTCAGGTCTTGGTTATCTAACAGCCTGGAAGACAGTGTGTTGTCAATTATtttgttcaggtgtgtgtgtgtgggtgtgttttttccctctcccaCTTCATCAGCAGGCTTGTCTTCTTTAAAATTGAGTCCATGCCCTACACAGCCACTGTCCAAAATCAGCTTACCATTCTTTTGGCTTCACTGCTTTCTTCACCCTGTCACTATTCCAGTATAAACACATAGACAGATGCTCATATATCTGATTTCCCTCAATGTATCAGCTGGAAGGCCTTCTGTGTTGCTTTGGACAGTGAGAGGACGGAGgaggaaatgtttgaaatattttcaacatGCTTGTTATAGATCCATCCCTGTTTATTTAGGGAAACCTGTCTtttctccttattttttttttaatgtttgtcgATTACGTCAGTTATGTCTCCGTGTACATGTTTGCCAGAAAAGCAATGCTGAGAAAGAGAACAGTATTAAAAAAGAGTTCATGGTAAATTtcttgtgattttgtgttttatgtagtCCCTTTTTCATGGTTTTATGCTGGTGCAGTGGGGGCTTTAGAAGTGATCCTCTTCCTTGTGGATTTGAGGAATTTTGGCCCTGCTGATCACCTCTGGATGTACAGGGGACAAATctaagcacaaaaaaaaaaaaaaagagaaaagatttcCAGTATCAACAGAAGCTGATTACACACAGCATGTATCTCTCAATACCTCATTAGACTCACTGAGCACACTAACCTCAACCACAGCATGATCACGACGTTATGACGTTATGCTGGTTTGTGGATggtcattttctgtattttacgCTAATAGCCAACAACAGACTCCAGTGGAAAATGTTACAAAACAACACATAGTTTCCAAGTAAATTACATTATGTGGCTCTGCTGCTTTTAGCTATTGGCTGCCGCCTTGTTGTTCCAGCGTTTATTTaaattacaatgaaaacaactgtaGCAGTGAGAAATATAAAATTCAACATGTAAGGGTAGAAGATCATAATAATTTCTCTTTTGCGCATTTGGCTAATCTTAACTACCAAGTGAATGTTTAGattattgattttattaaatttaaaaaaatgtttctcataGACTTGCCTTCAAAGAATAATCTATTTAATGGGCCTTTTGATttgtgaagaaagagaaagcacCTAATGCAACTATTTACACTGATTGCAGCTAAATGTCATTGACGAGTCCCAGCAAGCCAATCATAAGATTCTGCTGTACAGATCTCAGTGTACTGAACCTTTCCCATTGTGTTTAATCAAACCATATGTCCTCATGTGTCTGAGATTATGTAAAACTGCACCTGTGCACAGTTAAACCACTTGATTTTTAAGAGTAATACTGACTGACAATTTTGTCTCAAAATGCAAAGCACAATTGAAATACAGGGACAATGGTATGACAGGTATTTGTAGGATATGTATGGTTGTATATGGTTTTGAACACAGTTCACACAGGAGAAGAGCTTATTCTATGAAGCTTCTCACCTATAACCAGATTTAAATCTTAAATTTCTTAGCTGGTTTCaataagacagagagaaaataaatacatgtacaTGGATTAACACGTACACTCCATACTGAGCTCTGCATCAGTCACAGTTTGCCAGTTGAACATATCCATAAAGTCAATGTagaaacacaaattcacagatTATATTCACAGAACAGATTGTAGCCTTTCAGTTTCtaatgaaaaagagacaaaaatgaagGGGAAGCTTTGAAAGAGCTGCAGGACAGACAGCAGTTACTGTGGCTCAGAGGGCGGGTTTTTTAGATTATCATTGTGAATTCCACAGAAAATTACTAGGggtaaacatttttgtttagttGCTCCATGTGTTTGCTAAAACAAGAGGCACTTTCGAAGGGTGTGGCCTCAGATGGCTAACTATAACTGTGGCAGTAAGGAAAGGGAgatttcctcttcttcaggaTAAAGCAAAACAGGGAGTAGAGTGCACAAAAGTCAATatgaaaggaaatattcttGGTATCAGATTCTTGGTGAAAGAAATGAGTGAGACTTTCTTCGTGATGGATCACACTGAATTACCATCTGCCTCTCCGAGTGGTGAAAAGCTGTCCAGACTAAACATATTTTAACTATGACAAATCAGTGTCCATGACGTGTTACCTCAGAAACCAAACAGACAACAGTGTAACACAAAGATGACACTTAGTGCCAGTGACAGGAAATATGTTGTTCTGTATAGTTAAAAGCCCAGAGTTTtggatttagtggcatctagcagTGAGGTTACAGATTGCTGACCTCCTGTATGGTTTGTCCTTTCTGGGCTACTGTGGAAACATGGCAGGgcaacatggtggactctgTAGAAGAGGATCTGCTCCCTCTGTACATATAAAAAGCGCATtctgaggtaaaaaaaacacaactcttAGTTTAAGGTCATTATACACTACTGAAAATACAATAATTATTGCCTCTAAATTCCTCCAGATCCTACTCATTGGACCAATACATACCCTTATACGGTAAGATTTCAGAGTCAGTCATGTTTTTAATACTTTACACCCACACTGATTCTTTTCCAATTCGATAAGCAGCTAATTTCCAGGTCTGGATGAAGGCTGAATTCATATTGTTTCAAATAACATTTCACCTAACAGCAACATATTTGACATAAGTACCATTAGCTTTAGTGCAGCCGAGGCCtaaaaaagtattttcagaTGCAGGGGCAGTACACAGTATGCTAGGATTTTCGATGACAAAAGTCTTTCAGTTTAGGGTCAGATAACTGTGTAAAATTATTGATAAGTGTGTCGGGTCCTCCTGTAGCTTTGACTGAACCAACAAACCTCaatacatacattacaaaggagcaaaacatcagaaaaaccCCAACTTCACAGTCCATCGCCCTCATTAGCCCCAAAATGTGCTTCTCATTTAAAGACCTTCCTCCATGGACTGCTGCAGGgtgctgagagaaaagaaaaagacggagggagagagagagagagagagagagagagagagagaaagaaggcagGGGAGTGGGGAGAGGCTTGATTTATTTGAACAATCTGGTTGTAATGAAAGCAGCCAGGGCTTGCTGgaggtggatggatggagtgagcagagaaaagagTGGGGAGGAAAGAGTGAATGGGGTGAAATCCAACTGCAGACAGATTGTTGGACTTGATAATGGTTTAAACGGACCATACAGGCCTCTTAACCCCCTCTGGCTGTGTGTATGCAAACATACTTCTGTACACTGTACCTAACTTACCATATTACAACCATGAATTCCATATGCAACCCATTTGTGCTGCAATATATCTTGCTATCAATGCTGACATACCTTTGTAATATATAAGGGCCAAtgagagatagagggagaatGTTTACTACAGCTGCTTGCACACTAAAAGCATGGTTTATATCTTTTGGACGTTGCATTTTGCAGAGCGGATTCTGGCACAAAGAGGTTGGATGCCTCAGTTAAAAGAGAATCACATGCTTCAGATTGTTTATTCATCGTTTACTAGTGCACTAAACTTTCTGGCACTAATTCATAACACAAGTCTATGGTACTTTTCTGAACCACATTAATAGGAGATTCTGAATAAAGTTTTATGTGTCTCATCTTGGATCCAGTCTGAATCAGCTGACAAGCtctccaaacaaacaacaaaacatactgtgtgttcatgtcatcTTCAGCGACACATAGAAGCATTTTCTGTAGGTAAATCTGTTTTACAACGTGACTTATAGTTGAGGTTTGGTCGGATTTAGGAGAAATCAAAGTTTGTGTCACAATAAGCTGTTCAGGTTAGGAAAACACTGTGGTTTGGGTTGAAATTGCTAGGTTACCTTATTAATGTTCGGAGGACCTTCATTATCACAGGTACACTTGGTAAAGGttagagatagatagatagatagatagatactttattgatcccgagggaaattcaagttcaattcaattcaaattcaagaGACCGCcgaaagaaaaacaactacCGTACATGAATAATGGAAAACCAACTGTTAAAGTCTATCCATCCAGCCTTACCTCCTCCTTATGTGGAGTTTGGTGCTCTATAATAACATCGCCTTTGCTCCTGTCATAATTTCTGCAGCTGCTAGAGGGCTTTGACACTTGAACGATAATGCTTAGAAATTCACTGACTCTTGATTGATGCTGTTGTTCGTATGGGGAGGACAGTCTTGAAGTGCTCACACTCTCTTACCAGTGATACAGTGTAGACTCATTCACAGGGATCTAATCTTCATCAAGGCAAAGGACTCAGACACAAGATGACTGGATGGTTGACAACAATCTgaactcagaatcagaatcagaattcctttatttatccccgaggggaaattcttttgaaCTAGACATGAATGAGTCCTGAGTCACT
This genomic window contains:
- the LOC124050150 gene encoding vasorin-like; the encoded protein is MLPYLLLLFLSFGLVLSSDCPADCACQVQNSIFCINRHSSTVPRVPTTTRNLYIFQNGIDTLSQDDFKGLEELELLDLSQNELAEIPDGVFEMLSMLKNLDLSSNHITHITKDSFSGLVQLERLYLHSNRIQSIHSEAFEDLQMLLELKLQGNQLTSLPSLNFPSLLLLDLSYNNIPTLGPSDLQAPHLEALKMASLGLTSVDEDLIASMGNLHELDISTNQLTEVPQALKQDSLKGLIKLSLATNPLGELKVEDFKKLTGLQELDISGLNLQGFPQSFFLTFPKLIHLTAAENPFNCLCPLAWFPIWLKEKQVNLGRPEETRCHFPLVNAGKKLSALEHKDFGCPPTTTVLTGSPTGSTPVPQMPTTSPTTTHTNAIPPPPPPPPPPSEETISSKTAYPLPPEPPVSPSSTSGPLEPHFCPPNICLNGGTCNFDPLGQLSCLCPSRTSGLYCENVDELPEPPKTSATQVSIITPEMPTELDAISSRQVTSTSILLDLHRFIETRPHIRGIRLTYRNLSGPDRRPIILSVPASYPEYTLRGLRPNCTYSVCASPLGERVNSRANSSAETGSCTEARTEGVSMTSSESRVETQSPLTYTLIPAMAALALVLGLAVVAGTIICLRKRRQAKAGMELELGPADPDPMEVEGIKACLENGGNGTLSHKQPEIDCCHTPQPPPALQQNGALDYEVPLMQGHCPSNNNLASLKPSYF